Within Cellulophaga sp. L1A9, the genomic segment ATTTAATCTAGTTATCATGTTTAAATCTAATAATTTAATTTCCATATTCTATCCAACTATAAATATAATTTATATAAAAATGTTTTTCTATAGTGAATACCGATGATTAACTTTGCTATAGCACTACTTGTAAATATAAGATGTATTTTCTTACACAAAAAGTCATTATATCGGTTCTTTTCTTATACTTTCATTTGTCTTATAAAAAGAATATATCTTTGATGGTTCCTAAGCTATAGGAAATCAGCTGCTTAAAGATATAAATTTATATTTATACTTATTTTAGTAGGAGTGAAGTAGCAATTACTTACAATGCTATGTGTCATTTATTTAATTTTTTGCTTTTAATCTACTATGATTTTTAAAAATCACGATAGATAACGGAATTGTAATGGCCTCTTTTAAAATTTTAATTTTTTCTATTTCTTATCATCAATTGAAGTGCATTTTTTTTATAAATACTACAGAATGATTTGAATCATTTTGTAGTACCCTGATATACAGTATTTTTAAGAAGTATTAAAAATAAAAATCTACTGAGAATGGTCACATTTAAAAAAAGCACAACGCAAAAAATATATTGGATATTATTGATTTTATCAGTAATTGTAGGCTTTGTTTTTTACGGAGCTTTGAAAGAACAGTTTAGTTTACAATTCCTTGTTTTTTTATCAGGAGTTCCTTTCTTCTTGTTTGTAACAGGATTTTTTGGCTTACTATGGCCAAAAATTAAACCTGCTGGAGATGAAGTATATATAAGTCATGCTTTATTGATAGGGCTGATTTTTATTGTATTGTTTTTTATCCATGTTTGGATAATCTTACCTTTAATTTGTCCAGATTTTGGTGCGTGCTTAGATGTCTAATTTCAATTGAAAGAGAAGTGGCTATGGGAATAGGAATACATACGCTTAGAATCTGACTTTAGGTTTATATTGAAAGCTTTTGTTAGCCTTTTCAGTGTCGCGTTTTGTTTATTTTTCTTGCTTCTAGTACAGTTCCAAGGCCTTACTTAATAGTTAAATGCAGTACATATAGATGAGCAAACCTTATAGTATTGATCACTGTTATGGCAATTCATTTATTATTTACAATCGCTATCTAATAGTTCTCTTGCTTGTAAAATAGTGACAATTTCATAAGTACTATCATACTCTGCAGCAAAGCCATCTAGTGCTTTTCCATGATCCATTATTTCAATTTCTACAAAAATTGGCCAATATGGCTTTTTCTCTTTTGTCAATTTGTGATATAAATTACTTAATTCCGTGTCGCCCAGAATCCAAAAATCAGCATCACTTTCACAAGGGTAAAAACTTTGCTCTTCGTGTCCCAATATTAATCTGCCCTTTACTATTTTAGTGGCATTTATGTCTATTATAGGAGGGTTTTCATTTAGAATTTCTTCTTTACTTTTGGTACTTTTTTTATACTGAAAAAGCACTTCACCTTTTTTCAATGACATTTCACTTTCATTCAATTCCTGTATATCGTAAACGTCGGCACCCACAATGGAACTTCCATTTTCAATATTTAGAGTTGTCAAATAAAGCTGATTAGTTTTTACATACCATTTTTTATAGCCTATTATTTCTTGAGGGTAAGATGTAAGGGTACTGTCAGCATTTAAACTAAAATGCAACCCAGATTTAGATTCATCCTTCCAAGCTCCGAGCAAAAATTCTGTGTCATTGGTGGATATTTGCGCTATACTATTATCACTAGTAGGATGTTCTGCAGTATTTTTAGGATTGTTTCTGCAAGAAATTAAAATAAATGCAACTCCTAATAGAGCCAACGATAATGTAATTGTTTTTCTAAAATTCATTATGATCTTATTTAAACTTAAGCATTTTATACTAACGTGCTTACAAGAGTTTGTATTAAAGGACTTGGTTTAAGTGCTATAATTTAACAAACGCAAAAATAATTAAAGATAGATAAGACCCTAGTTTAATACTAGTAATTATGGTATTACTCCCTATTAATTTATATAGCGATCTACCCAATTCGCAATCATTTTTCCAACATAAATGGAGTCGCTCTTATTAGATAACATGTGTGAAGCTCCATCTAAAGAAATAAAACTTTTAGGGTGCCATGCAAATTTATAAATTTGAGCTGCATTTTTTATGCTCACAGTGGTGTCTTGTGGGGAGTGAAAAACTAACAAGGGTAGTTTTAAGTTTTTCAACGTTTCTTCCATGTTTTGCTTATTAATATCATTTAGAAACTGTTTTTGAATTTTAAATGCTCTTCCTCCAATAGCTATAACAGCTTCTCCTTTTTCATTAATTTCATCAATTCCTGATTTAAGTAATTTAGAAACATGTTTAGGGTTTGATGGTGCTGCTATCGTTGAAACTGCTTTTACACTTGAAATATGTTGAGCGGCAAAAATGACGGCTGCACCTCCCAGGGAATGTCCAATTAAAAGCTTTGGTGCTGAATAATTGGTTTCTAAAAAATCAGCAGCTGAAATTAAATCGTTTACATTAGAAGAGAAATTCGTGTTTTCAAAATCACCTTCGCTTTCTCCCAAACCTGTAAAATCAAAACTTAATACTGCAATGCCGCTTTTATTTAGTTTTCGGATAATATTTCTAATGGCAGTCAGATTTTTATTGCAGGTAAAGCAGTGCGCAAACACGGCATAACTTTTTGGTTCATCTACTGGAAATTCAATTCTAGCCGATAGTTCTTGTCCGAGGTTGTTTTTGAAGGTTATTCTTTTGTTATTCATGTTGTTTTAGAATTTTAAAGGAAACTAACTTATTTGTTGGTCGTATCTCCCTGAATAAACAAACAAAAAGATAAAGGACGAAAAATAGCACCTATTTAAAAGTTACAAATAGGAGCTCAAAAGTTGCTGTACTTGTCAGCGTATCTGTTTGCAAATAAACTCATCTTATTAACTATTTTGAGCGCAATGTTTTACCACAAATCATCTTTTGTCTATCAAATTAAGTAGGAGTAGGGAGGAGGCAAGGAAGCGGTTTCGGTTTAGTCTTCCTGGGGTTGTTATCAATATTTCCAGAGGAAATAATAATAATTAGTTAAACAAATCCTATTCAATTTTTTGATGACCATCTACAGAGATAATTTAGCCTATAGCTGCTTCATAAAGGTCGAAAAAACTATAGGATTTATTATTAAATTTTACAGCAAACGTTTTTATCTATTTCGTTTTGTGATGTGCCATGTACTTGAATGTAACTCATTGTTCCTCCATTCCTTAAGGGAACCTTAAGCTTATTAAAAACTACTTTCTTCTGCCATTTTTACCACACCAACAGTTAGGATTAAATTAGCGAAGCGACGCTGTTCTCCTGTTTGAATTATTAAGGTGGTAGCAGGTTCTCTAATTTTGTCGTAGAAAGCCCAACGTTCCATCTCATCCCATGTTACTTCTCCAAGTAATTTTTTATAGGCATCATGTATTTCTGCGTTTGCTTCTGCCGGTTTTTCCATGACGATTGCACCTTGAACAGGACAGACTTCTAGTATGCCTTCAAGCACTGTGAGCGCATCTAATAATCCTGGACGAAAATTAAGATGTACAGTCGTTGAGTTGGGACCTGTCATAGCACCGACTGGTAAATTACCATCTGCAATAACAACTTGTGCAAAATGGCCTGAACGCGCAAGGGCTTCCATAATGGTAGGGTGAATTACTGGAGTCTTTAGCATAAATTTATCTTTATAAAATATAGAAACATGAAATACAAGGAACTAAATTGCGCCCCTGTATTTCATGTTTTTAAACAATTAATAGCTTGTTTTTTAGCGTTCAATCAGAAATAATTTAGGAGGAACTACATGTTGTAGACACCACCATTAATATCTAGTGTAGCACCCGTAATAAAACCATCGTATTCAGACGCTAAATATAAAACTGCTCGCGCTACATCATCTGCATTACCAGCACGTTGGATTGGAATTCCGGCTGTTGTTGCCGCTGCTGATTCTTTTGTCGTATGCGTATTATGAAATGAAGTACCTAGGATTAGTCCAGGAGACACAGCATTTACTCGAGTCCCTTGAGGTCCTAATTCTGCAGATAATGCTCTTGTAAAAGTTAAGATAGCACCTTTGCTAGTAGAATAAGCAAGTGATCCTGGATGACCACCTTTACGCCCAGCTAGTGATGCCAAATTAACAATACTACTATTTTCATTTTTAGCTAGATAAGGAGCTGCGGCTTTGGTTACAAACATCATTGAAGTTAGATTGATGTCCATTACCTTATGCCAGAATTCTGCTTCCATTTCGCTCAGCATCCTACGTGCAACCAGTGAACCTGCGTTGTTGATAAGGATATCCAACCCACCAAAAGCTTCAATTGTTTTTTTAACCATTGCATCGGCATCAGCTTCCTTTGTTAAGTCACCAGATATAGCAATCGCTTTTTGTCCTTTACCAGTTGCGTATGCTACCAATTCATTTGCAGTATCTGCACTAGAAAAATAGTGGATAGCAACATTAGCTCCACTGTCAATAAAATGTTTAGTGATTGATTCTCCAATTCCTTGAGCACCAGCGGTTACAAGAACGTTTTTCCCTGTTAATTTAGTATTGTCTTTCATATTTTTTATGCTATCAATAACGTAGCTAATCTTTAGCTATTAGAATTATTACCTCGTCTACTTTTAATTTCAATTCGTTCATACATTTAAAGAAACTATTGCAACAAAATTTTCCAAAAATATAAACTCGATTTTTAAATCTTCAATGTTTATTTTATTGCAATTTTTTTGTTTAATGTTAGTAGGCATTAAATATATGGCAAGTAGGGCAGAAAACAAATAATTATGTTTGTTTCTACTTGAGCACATCACAAAAAAAGTTTTTACTTTCCTTCTGTGCAGGGCTTTGATTTCCTTTTTTATCAGCGCCAAACCTTAGTTTTTTTTATCCATTTGAAAATGGTGAATACTGCGGTTTCCTTCTATTTCTTTGGATACAGTTTTTGTTGTAAAAAATAGCGATGATTGTTTACTGATTTTTTATGTAAAACGTTTTGTACTCCTCTTCAAATTTATTTATCATGTTTGGTGGCAATGGTGGTGGCGGAATTTTAGTAAAATAACCCAAGAAAATTCTAAGTTCAATAGTGTCATTTACTTCTACTTTTATTTTGTCAAAAGAGCGTGTTATTTTTAGCAATAAATCCTTAAGTTGCTTTCCATTTTTACTACTATCAATTGTTACTTGTACAAAAGCTTTTTTTGATGATTCAGAATAATTAGGAACTTTTCCATTGTTGAGATAATGTCTGTTTAAAATGTGTTTTAACTCATCGATTGAATATCCCTCGTCAATCATTATGGAATCAGTTTTTTTAATATAATTATAGATCTTAAAACTTATAACAATGAATTCCTAGACCTAATGATCTTTGGAATTTTTGTTATATGCCCAAATTTCAACGTTCTGTATGATGAACTAAGTTAAACATATGGTAATTAAGACAGAAAATGAGAAATCATTATAGGCCTAGTCCCCTTCTAAATAAACACAGACCTCAGCTTTCAAGCCATAAGTTTAGATCATGCTTATGTTTTAATGGGTTCTGTTTATTTACGCTATGCTTCAAGTTCCTTTGATTCTTTTTAGGGCTGTACTCTAATTATTAGCGAGGGTAACACTGAAAATGTGTGTTAAAAGAAACAACACACAGATACTCCAAATAGAGCGCTGTGTGTTGTTTTATAAAACTACAGATCTGTTCCGTGAAAATACAGTCTGTTCATCGTGTTTAAAGTAATTAGAAGTGGAGAACTGATTTCTTCTTAAGGATTTGTAGACCATAAAGCTGCGCTTTTAAGCATGGCTCTTCTTGGTAATTTTAATCCTGCAACCACTAATTCTGCAAAATCTTCTGGTTGTAGCACACTGTCCTCAGAATCTTTATCTGCAATACCCAATTCTATAGTCATATCAGAGGCTATAGTACTAGGAGTTAGTGTGCAAACTCTAATGTTATTTTTACGGACTTCTTTCATTAATGATTCTGACATACCTATAACGGCAAATTTAGAAGCAGAATAAGCAGATACATTTGCATTTCCATTAAGGCCCGCAGTAGAAGAAATATTGATAATATCGCCTTCGTTTTTTTCTAATAAGTGCGGTAATACTTCTTTAGTTACATAATACATCCCCATAACGTTGGTTTGGATGATGTTACTCCATACCGCTACATCCATATCATTAAAAGATCCAAAAGAAGCAATACCGGCGTTGTTCACCAAAATATCAACAGTTCCTAATTCTTCAATAATACTTTTAATACTCTTTTTAACCTCCTCATAATTACCGACATCAAAGACAGCGTAAATAGCATTAACTCCTAGTGCCTTTAATTCAGAAACCGTTTCTTTTAATACCTTTTCATTTCTTCCTGTGATAGCTACATCGATACCTTCCTTTGCAAAAGCTAATGCTGTTGCTTTTCCTAAACCTCTACCGCCACCTGTGATAATGGCTTTCTTATTTTTTAAATCGTTCATTTTTTTTTCTATATTAATAATTATATGGATGTTTGAGCATGAAAATTAGAAAATAAATACCCAATAGAAAAATAAGAAAACAATGAAAAAGAAATATTTTAATTTCTTCTTTTTTATGCGTTTTTAATAGTGCATTTAAAACTAAGGAATTAGCTTAGAAAAAGAATATTACCGCAAGGCTACATTTTTTGAAATCATAATAGACCATAGTATTCCAGCCCATAGCCAAAGCACTAAAATATACAGGATTCTAAGGACTACTTTTGACGCAATTTTTTTACTGGCATAATGCCATAGGAGTCCGCCAAAAATAAAACCAACAGCCCAAAGCATACCCACGACAATCATAGCTGGCCATACCCAATCTCCGTTCCATTCATTAAGAGTAGGGTAGGACTTAAAAAGAAATGAAACAGGATAATAGAGTCCGGCACCCAAAGCCCCCATACTTAATAGTCCTAAGGCAGCCGTGACAAAGAATGCAATGGCAGAAAACTTTGTGGTATAAACTAATGATTTCCAAAAATTGAACATACATTGATTTTAGATACGATACTTGCGCTAAAGCCTATTTGAATACAGATTGTTATGTGTTTAATGAAAAACTTACATCATTTTACCTAAAATTTCTTTCATCATTTTAGCCGCTAAAAAAGCAGTCATTTTTTGAAAATCTTTAGGCGGATTGTATTCTACAATATCAGCACCAACGACTTCCGTATCTATACTTTGGATTAGATTGATAACCTGTCTGGAAGTTAAACCACCAGGTTCATGATGCGAAACTCCAGGAGCATAAGCAGGATCAAAACCATCCATATCTAAAGAGATGTATAGTGGATTTTTAAATTTAGGAATTTTGCTGAGATCTAAATCTTTCATTTGGTGTATTTCTACCTTAAATCTCTCCGCTTGTTCTGCTTGGTGTGGATTTAAAGTTCTAATACCTACTTGTACAAGCTTAACGGCAAAACCATTTTCCATAATTCTAGCAAAAGGACAGGCATGAGAATAGCTATCGCCTTCATAATCATTATACAAATCGCAATGTGCATCAATATGAAGAATATCTAATTTTGGGTATTTTTCGTGGTGGGCTTTAATTATGGGGAATGTTATGGAATGATCGCCACCTAAGCTTAGAATTTTAGCGCCTGTATCTAAATGTTTGTTTGTAATTTTTTCAATATCAAAATAGTCTAATATTTCAAAATCGCCCTTGTCTTCAATAGCAGCGTTTTCTATAGATATTAGGTTCTCCGTATACATATTTGCAGAACCACAATTTAGTACTTCTCGTATGATTGGAGGTGCCAGTCTAGGTCCTTTTTTCATAAGAAGATTTTTCATCAAATTTTATTCCTTGTATAATTATCTTATTCATACTCATCTTTTAAAAACTAGTTTACATTTAGTGTGCTACCATTTGTTTCTGGATGTATACTTAAATGATATGGAACCTCTAGGACCCATAAAATCGTTAATCTTTAGCGTTTAGTGGTGTTCTTTCAGTACTGTTTAAATTATACTCCACATAGACCATAATAAGGTTAAAAGCTATAAAAAGAACAGGATCAAAATTAATTAATGACTCATCCAAATCAAGAATATGTAATATAATAAAAGTTAAGGAATTAATAGTGTCGACAAGCAATTTTAGAACCTTATATAATTACAATTATTGTAAAAATCTTTAGCACCTAATTGAAACTTTCCTACGTTGTGTATTTATGGGGTGACTTTCTATAATTGCGTAAGGCTAGTTCCATAGCCCACTAATATTTCTTTTTCGTAAGGAATGTCCAGTCTAAATAATCCTAGATAGATCCATTCCCAAACTATATAATTAAGGAACATTGTTTTAGCTATTTTGTTGCGGATTACCCGTAATGCTGTTTTCGAAAGTTTATTCATGAAATGTAGGCAATGGCAAATGATGGTTTAGGGTGGGCGTATAGCGTTTAAAATACATCACTTTCCTTACATGTTGTTTAAGCGTTGCATTTAGGAACCAAAAAATCTCTGAAAGTTTCCTCTCAGAGATTTTTAATTGTTAAGATTCTTTTGAAACTCTTATTTTAATACCATAATTTATGGTACTAAATGAGCTATTTGAAAATTAATCGAATATGTTTGGAATTTTATCGTACGTAAATTCTGTTGCATTAGAATTTACTAAGCCAAACGAACCTCTGCCATACTATACGGTAAAAAACATGGACGCCCCCAAAGTAGCATTGACAAAAGTTTTATAAGATCCTTTTACTAGGTCATTATTTATTTTATTAAATAGTTGATCTTATTTAAATTGTTTTGTTTTTTTTTCGTAAAACTTTTGCAGAGTGAAGTATGCCTTCTTCTTTTTACCGGTATTAGAAATCAGTCCTTTTCTATTCCAAAAATTTTGAAACACAGGGTTTTGCCTTCTTGGAGATTTAAAATCTACCAATATCCAAGGTGTCATACCTCTTAATCCATCCATCTTATCGAGCATTTCAAGCTGATTTTTATAAATAAGTTCTTGGTGTTCCTCAGTCCACATGGTATCTTCATCCCCATGAAAACCAGCCAAAGCTCCCGCACCAAATTCTGAGATGATTACAGGTTTATTGAATTTTATATCAAAAGAATATTGAGGTAATTCCTTGGCATTGGACCAATACCAACCGCCATATTCATTAAAACTAGCTAAGTCTAATTTATCGCCCAAAGGATCTTCTACCGTAACGTTGTAGCCTTCTCGTTCAATTTCTAAAGCCGCAGCAACCAATCTCGTATCATCAATACTTTTTACTTTATCTATTAGTTTGCCCATGAAAACATTACGTTCTTTACTAACAGGAGTTTCATTTCCGACAGACCAAATGATTACACTGGCTCTGTTTTTATCTCTTTCTATGCCTACCATTAATTGGTTTTCTGCATTGGCATAGGTTTCAGGATTAGTCCAAGAAATAGTCCAATAAACAGGTACTTCTGCCCAAACTAAAAGTCCCATTTCATCTGCAAGACGCAACATGGTTTCATTATGTGTATAATGCGCTAAACGAACATAATTACAACCAAGTTCTTTGGCCCAGTTTAACATCATACGCATATCGCCCTCAGATCTAAGTCTACCTCCCAAAATTGGGTTCTCATCATGAATGGAGATTCCCTTTAAGAAAATCGATTTTCCGTTCAGTAAAATGTCTTTGTTAACAGTTTTTATAGTTCTAAAACCAATCTGATCTTGAATTTTATCATTTTCAGAAGTAATAGTCACCGCATATAATTTAGGATTTTCAGGAGACCAGTAGCTTACTTTTTTTACAGGGAACTTGAAATTTACAGCGCCATTTTCGTCTGTAGTAAAAGTTGATTTCACCTTTAATTCTGCAATTTCAAGAGTCACTTTCGCTCCAGCGCTAGCTCCTTTTACGGTAATATAGCCTTCTACCGTATTTTTATCATTCTTTGATAATTGCACTTTATA encodes:
- a CDS encoding lipocalin family protein, giving the protein MNFRKTITLSLALLGVAFILISCRNNPKNTAEHPTSDNSIAQISTNDTEFLLGAWKDESKSGLHFSLNADSTLTSYPQEIIGYKKWYVKTNQLYLTTLNIENGSSIVGADVYDIQELNESEMSLKKGEVLFQYKKSTKSKEEILNENPPIIDINATKIVKGRLILGHEEQSFYPCESDADFWILGDTELSNLYHKLTKEKKPYWPIFVEIEIMDHGKALDGFAAEYDSTYEIVTILQARELLDSDCK
- a CDS encoding alpha/beta hydrolase is translated as MNNKRITFKNNLGQELSARIEFPVDEPKSYAVFAHCFTCNKNLTAIRNIIRKLNKSGIAVLSFDFTGLGESEGDFENTNFSSNVNDLISAADFLETNYSAPKLLIGHSLGGAAVIFAAQHISSVKAVSTIAAPSNPKHVSKLLKSGIDEINEKGEAVIAIGGRAFKIQKQFLNDINKQNMEETLKNLKLPLLVFHSPQDTTVSIKNAAQIYKFAWHPKSFISLDGASHMLSNKSDSIYVGKMIANWVDRYIN
- a CDS encoding RbsD/FucU domain-containing protein; this translates as MLKTPVIHPTIMEALARSGHFAQVVIADGNLPVGAMTGPNSTTVHLNFRPGLLDALTVLEGILEVCPVQGAIVMEKPAEANAEIHDAYKKLLGEVTWDEMERWAFYDKIREPATTLIIQTGEQRRFANLILTVGVVKMAEESSF
- a CDS encoding SDR family NAD(P)-dependent oxidoreductase; its protein translation is MKDNTKLTGKNVLVTAGAQGIGESITKHFIDSGANVAIHYFSSADTANELVAYATGKGQKAIAISGDLTKEADADAMVKKTIEAFGGLDILINNAGSLVARRMLSEMEAEFWHKVMDINLTSMMFVTKAAAPYLAKNENSSIVNLASLAGRKGGHPGSLAYSTSKGAILTFTRALSAELGPQGTRVNAVSPGLILGTSFHNTHTTKESAAATTAGIPIQRAGNADDVARAVLYLASEYDGFITGATLDINGGVYNM
- a CDS encoding 3-ketoacyl-ACP reductase, with translation MNDLKNKKAIITGGGRGLGKATALAFAKEGIDVAITGRNEKVLKETVSELKALGVNAIYAVFDVGNYEEVKKSIKSIIEELGTVDILVNNAGIASFGSFNDMDVAVWSNIIQTNVMGMYYVTKEVLPHLLEKNEGDIINISSTAGLNGNANVSAYSASKFAVIGMSESLMKEVRKNNIRVCTLTPSTIASDMTIELGIADKDSEDSVLQPEDFAELVVAGLKLPRRAMLKSAALWSTNP
- the speB gene encoding agmatinase, yielding MKKGPRLAPPIIREVLNCGSANMYTENLISIENAAIEDKGDFEILDYFDIEKITNKHLDTGAKILSLGGDHSITFPIIKAHHEKYPKLDILHIDAHCDLYNDYEGDSYSHACPFARIMENGFAVKLVQVGIRTLNPHQAEQAERFKVEIHQMKDLDLSKIPKFKNPLYISLDMDGFDPAYAPGVSHHEPGGLTSRQVINLIQSIDTEVVGADIVEYNPPKDFQKMTAFLAAKMMKEILGKMM
- a CDS encoding glycoside hydrolase family 2 protein, translating into MMQKKVMLALTALILFNISGYSQKTIQNVFNRDYLSLNGPWSYIIDPYQMGYLDYRQMPYDERESGEGGFYDNLTDVDKSTLVEYDFTYEPTLQVPGDWNSQDERLLFYEGSLWYKRDFKVTKDKNKNYFLYFGAVNYKCHVYINGKKLGVHKGGFTPFQFDVTDKLKDGNNFVVLMVDNSRKKDEVPTINTDWWNYGGITRDVLLVSTPNTYIDDYKVQLSKNDKNTVEGYITVKGASAGAKVTLEIAELKVKSTFTTDENGAVNFKFPVKKVSYWSPENPKLYAVTITSENDKIQDQIGFRTIKTVNKDILLNGKSIFLKGISIHDENPILGGRLRSEGDMRMMLNWAKELGCNYVRLAHYTHNETMLRLADEMGLLVWAEVPVYWTISWTNPETYANAENQLMVGIERDKNRASVIIWSVGNETPVSKERNVFMGKLIDKVKSIDDTRLVAAALEIEREGYNVTVEDPLGDKLDLASFNEYGGWYWSNAKELPQYSFDIKFNKPVIISEFGAGALAGFHGDEDTMWTEEHQELIYKNQLEMLDKMDGLRGMTPWILVDFKSPRRQNPVFQNFWNRKGLISNTGKKKKAYFTLQKFYEKKTKQFK